The Verrucomicrobium spinosum DSM 4136 = JCM 18804 genome includes a region encoding these proteins:
- a CDS encoding glycine--tRNA ligase codes for MSTDKKDTSSMEKLVSLCKRRGFIYQSSEIYGGIGGFWDYGPLGAELKRNLRDTWWRAMTREREDVVGLDATIIMHPQIWKASGHVDTFTDPMADCLLTKKRFRADHVDLQSGMVYHFTGATGEEGTKSDVPFAVLTPFGKPRESALKVAKLFYESRGVKTPEPTGGEQGEKVENTRAYNPENGAQLTEPRPFNLMFKTYVGPTATEKDVAYLRPETAQAIFAQFRNVVDSSRVKVPFGICQIGKAFRNEVTPKNFTFRSREFEQMELEFFIKPDEAVEILAGSVVTWSEGADLSTPQPNWGWDMWHRYWVSQRVEYYNSIGLGTDVLDYYWQGPDDLAHYARACVDILFKFPFGTEELEGIAARGDFDLSQHQKHSGKPQEFFDDELKMAAAKLTDEQKEALIQKRIAFEAAKTKGTPLTEAEVRAWFDRLFKGFYVPHVIEPSAGLDRLALAVLAQAFTEEEKADVNGKTEVRTIMRLHPRIAPIKVGVFPLLKNKPELVGKAREVYDLLKKHMNCFYDETAAIGRRYARQDEAGTPFGVTIDFETLGEKGDELKDTVTVRERDSNAQHRVKISELLGWLLQRLA; via the coding sequence ATGTCCACCGACAAGAAAGACACGTCCTCCATGGAAAAGCTCGTCAGTCTCTGCAAGCGCAGAGGCTTCATCTACCAGTCGAGCGAGATCTACGGCGGTATCGGCGGCTTCTGGGACTACGGTCCGCTCGGAGCCGAGCTCAAGCGCAACCTGCGCGACACCTGGTGGCGCGCCATGACCCGCGAGCGTGAAGACGTGGTGGGCCTGGATGCGACTATCATCATGCACCCGCAGATCTGGAAAGCCAGCGGTCACGTGGACACCTTCACGGACCCCATGGCGGACTGCCTGCTCACGAAGAAGCGCTTCCGCGCCGACCATGTGGATCTCCAGAGCGGCATGGTGTACCACTTCACCGGCGCAACTGGTGAGGAAGGCACCAAGAGTGACGTACCCTTCGCAGTGCTCACCCCCTTCGGCAAGCCCCGTGAGTCCGCCCTGAAAGTGGCCAAGCTCTTCTACGAATCCCGTGGTGTGAAGACGCCGGAGCCAACCGGCGGCGAGCAGGGCGAGAAGGTGGAGAACACCCGCGCCTACAACCCCGAGAACGGTGCCCAACTCACGGAGCCGCGCCCGTTCAACCTCATGTTCAAGACCTACGTGGGCCCGACCGCCACGGAGAAGGACGTGGCATACCTGCGCCCGGAGACCGCCCAGGCGATCTTCGCCCAGTTCCGCAACGTGGTGGACTCCTCCCGCGTGAAGGTGCCCTTCGGCATCTGCCAGATCGGCAAGGCCTTCCGCAACGAGGTGACGCCGAAGAACTTCACCTTCCGCTCCCGCGAGTTCGAGCAAATGGAGCTCGAGTTCTTCATCAAGCCCGACGAAGCCGTCGAAATCCTCGCTGGCTCCGTGGTCACGTGGTCAGAAGGTGCCGACCTCTCCACCCCACAGCCCAACTGGGGCTGGGACATGTGGCACCGCTACTGGGTGAGCCAGCGCGTGGAGTACTACAACTCCATCGGTCTGGGCACGGATGTGCTGGACTACTACTGGCAGGGTCCGGACGACCTCGCCCACTACGCCCGTGCGTGCGTGGACATCCTCTTCAAGTTCCCGTTTGGAACGGAAGAGCTGGAAGGGATTGCCGCTCGTGGTGATTTCGACCTCAGCCAGCACCAGAAGCACAGCGGCAAGCCGCAGGAATTCTTCGACGACGAGCTCAAGATGGCCGCCGCCAAGCTCACGGACGAGCAGAAGGAAGCACTCATCCAGAAGCGCATCGCGTTCGAGGCCGCCAAGACCAAGGGCACCCCTCTCACGGAGGCTGAAGTCCGCGCCTGGTTCGACCGCCTCTTCAAGGGCTTCTACGTCCCGCACGTCATCGAGCCGTCCGCTGGTCTCGACCGCCTCGCTCTCGCTGTGCTGGCCCAGGCCTTCACAGAGGAGGAGAAGGCCGACGTCAACGGCAAGACGGAAGTGCGCACCATCATGCGTCTGCACCCACGTATCGCCCCCATCAAGGTGGGCGTGTTCCCGCTGCTGAAGAACAAGCCGGAACTCGTGGGCAAGGCTCGCGAAGTGTACGACCTGCTCAAGAAGCACATGAACTGCTTCTACGATGAAACCGCCGCCATCGGCCGCCGCTACGCCCGCCAGGACGAAGCTGGCACCCCCTTCGGCGTGACGATCGACTTCGAGACCCTCGGCGAAAAAGGCGACGAGCTCAAAGACACCGTCACCGTTCGCGAGCGTGACAGCAACGCCCAGCACCGCGTGAAGATCAGCGAACTCCTCGGCTGGCTGCTCCAGCGCCTCGCCTAA
- a CDS encoding carbon-nitrogen hydrolase: MSIVNLGLIQTHATEDKADNLRRTLQLIRDAAAKGANIVCLQELFLTPYFCKREDTDLFDLAEDVPGDTTAQCQALAKELGVVIIASLFEKRAPGLYHNTAAIIDADGTYLGKYRKMHIPEDPGFNEKFYFTPGDLGYRVWDTKFGRIGVLVCWDQWYPEAARLTAMAGAQILFYPTAIGWLKSEKDSLGTSQHCAWETVQRGHAVANGCYLAAVNRVGTEEETEFWGQSFVASPYGEFVGKASSDKEEILIVPCDLKAVEDFRRIWPFFRDRRIDSYEDVTKRWRDRD; this comes from the coding sequence ATGAGCATCGTAAATCTCGGACTGATCCAAACCCACGCCACGGAAGACAAGGCGGACAACCTTCGCCGCACCCTGCAACTGATCCGGGATGCGGCCGCGAAGGGTGCGAACATCGTGTGCCTGCAGGAGCTGTTTCTGACGCCCTATTTTTGCAAACGGGAGGACACCGATCTCTTTGACCTGGCGGAAGATGTTCCGGGAGACACCACGGCCCAGTGCCAGGCGCTGGCCAAGGAGTTGGGCGTCGTGATCATCGCCTCCCTCTTCGAAAAACGCGCCCCCGGCCTGTACCACAACACGGCGGCGATCATCGACGCAGACGGCACCTACCTGGGCAAGTACCGGAAGATGCACATCCCCGAAGATCCAGGGTTCAACGAGAAATTCTACTTCACCCCTGGGGATCTGGGCTACCGGGTCTGGGACACGAAGTTCGGCCGCATTGGCGTACTCGTGTGCTGGGACCAGTGGTACCCAGAGGCGGCCCGCCTCACGGCCATGGCCGGAGCGCAGATCCTCTTCTACCCCACGGCGATCGGGTGGCTGAAGTCGGAGAAAGACAGCCTCGGCACCTCCCAGCATTGCGCCTGGGAAACGGTGCAGCGTGGCCATGCCGTGGCCAATGGCTGCTACCTCGCTGCGGTGAACCGCGTGGGGACCGAGGAGGAGACGGAATTCTGGGGCCAGTCCTTCGTGGCCAGCCCGTATGGGGAATTCGTGGGCAAGGCGTCCTCCGACAAGGAGGAGATCCTCATCGTGCCCTGCGATCTGAAGGCCGTGGAGGACTTCCGCCGCATCTGGCCGTTCTTCCGTGACCGGCGGATCGACAGCTACGAGGACGTGACCAAGCGGTGGCGTGATCGCGATTGA
- a CDS encoding agmatine deiminase family protein: MPAEWAPQEAVWLSWPANRDSAPETHEALQAKFGEIASAITKFEPVRINAAGDWHKRIWAAIEAQKGDMSKVELYEHPTNDVWCRDHGPIFVKHKETGKLALTDWQFNAWGGKFPPWNLDNEVPERVAKALDLPRFASSMILEGGSIEVNGEGVLLTTEAVLLNKNRNHEWSRKEIEAEIKRHLGISSIFWLREGIEGDDTDGHIDDITRFIREDVVLTMVEKRQSDANYKILEENREKLADLRTTKGGKVEVLTLEMPEPLVPKAGWRLDRLPGSYANFLIVNGGVLVPVFDQGKRDDHALGFIRECFPGREVIGIESSDIVFEGGALHCISQQQPR, translated from the coding sequence ATGCCTGCCGAGTGGGCACCGCAGGAGGCCGTTTGGCTTTCCTGGCCCGCCAATCGTGACAGCGCGCCGGAGACGCATGAGGCGTTGCAGGCCAAGTTCGGGGAGATTGCCTCGGCAATCACTAAGTTTGAGCCGGTGCGGATCAATGCGGCCGGGGACTGGCACAAGCGCATCTGGGCCGCGATTGAGGCGCAGAAGGGCGATATGTCCAAGGTGGAGCTTTATGAGCACCCGACCAATGATGTGTGGTGCCGGGACCATGGGCCCATCTTTGTGAAGCACAAGGAGACGGGCAAACTGGCGCTGACGGACTGGCAGTTCAACGCTTGGGGCGGCAAGTTCCCGCCATGGAATCTGGACAACGAGGTGCCGGAGCGGGTGGCCAAGGCGCTGGACCTGCCGCGTTTTGCCTCGTCCATGATCCTGGAAGGCGGATCCATCGAGGTGAACGGTGAAGGCGTGCTTCTCACCACGGAGGCGGTCTTGCTGAACAAGAATCGCAACCACGAGTGGTCGCGCAAGGAGATCGAGGCGGAGATCAAGCGCCACCTCGGCATCAGCAGCATCTTCTGGCTGCGTGAAGGCATCGAAGGGGATGACACGGATGGGCACATTGATGACATCACGCGCTTCATTCGCGAAGACGTGGTGCTGACCATGGTGGAGAAGCGCCAGAGCGATGCGAACTACAAGATTCTGGAAGAGAACCGCGAGAAGCTGGCGGATCTTCGCACGACCAAGGGCGGGAAGGTCGAGGTATTAACCCTGGAGATGCCCGAGCCCCTGGTGCCCAAGGCGGGCTGGCGCCTGGATCGCCTGCCCGGCAGCTATGCGAACTTCCTGATCGTGAACGGCGGTGTGCTCGTGCCGGTGTTTGACCAAGGCAAGCGCGATGATCATGCCCTGGGCTTCATCCGCGAATGCTTCCCCGGTCGCGAGGTGATTGGCATCGAGTCCTCGGACATCGTGTTCGAAGGCGGCGCGCTGCATTGCATTTCCCAGCAGCAGCCCAGATAG
- a CDS encoding replication-associated recombination protein A, giving the protein MFSIPMADFFNPEDDEPPRKVRGQMPTKGKAAFSRHAPLAARMRPRSMDEYVGQEHILGEGKLLRRAIMADRFSSLIFYGPPGVGKTTLATIISNETHSRFVTLSGVESNVAEIRMVADAAEKEERLNGIGTVLFVDEIHRFNKSQQDVLLPHLERGSLRFIGATTHNPFFYINSPLVSRSQVFTLEPLTVEHLERLIDQAIADEERGLGKLHVEITPEAKRHLAVVCDGDGRKCLNALELAALTTPAGADGKVHIHLAVAEESVQQKTVVYDGDGDAHYDTISAFIKSIRGSDPDAAIYWLAKMLYAGEDIRFLCRRLVISASEDIGMADSNGLRVAVAAQHAAEFIGMPEAAHILAHCTVYLATAPKSNRTTVAIGKAMDDVKNGRTLPVPKHLRDGHYKGAKQFGHGEGYKYSHDYEGGYVPQSYLPEGEGRIYYMPSDNGMEARVRERLEYWRKQFEESKKG; this is encoded by the coding sequence ATGTTTTCGATTCCGATGGCCGACTTTTTCAACCCCGAAGACGACGAACCCCCACGCAAAGTTCGCGGCCAGATGCCGACGAAGGGCAAGGCCGCCTTCTCCCGCCACGCCCCGTTGGCCGCCCGCATGCGGCCGCGTTCCATGGACGAGTATGTCGGTCAGGAGCACATCCTAGGGGAAGGCAAACTCCTGCGCCGGGCCATCATGGCCGACCGGTTCTCCTCCCTCATCTTCTACGGGCCCCCAGGCGTGGGCAAGACCACCCTGGCCACCATCATCTCCAACGAGACGCACTCCCGCTTCGTCACCCTGAGCGGCGTGGAGAGCAACGTGGCCGAGATCCGCATGGTCGCAGACGCGGCGGAGAAAGAAGAGCGCCTCAACGGCATCGGCACCGTCTTGTTTGTGGATGAGATCCACCGCTTCAACAAATCCCAGCAGGATGTGCTGCTCCCCCATCTGGAGCGCGGCTCCCTGCGGTTCATCGGGGCTACCACGCACAATCCCTTCTTCTACATCAACAGCCCGCTCGTGAGCCGATCCCAGGTGTTCACCCTCGAACCCCTCACCGTTGAGCACCTGGAGCGCCTCATCGACCAGGCCATTGCGGATGAAGAACGCGGCCTGGGCAAACTGCATGTAGAAATCACCCCCGAGGCCAAACGCCATCTCGCCGTGGTCTGCGATGGCGATGGTCGCAAGTGTCTGAATGCCCTGGAGCTCGCCGCCCTCACCACCCCGGCCGGTGCCGATGGCAAAGTGCACATCCACCTGGCCGTGGCAGAGGAATCTGTGCAGCAGAAGACCGTGGTGTATGACGGCGACGGCGACGCGCACTACGACACCATCAGCGCCTTCATCAAATCCATCCGCGGCTCAGATCCCGACGCCGCCATCTACTGGCTGGCCAAAATGCTCTACGCGGGCGAGGACATCCGTTTCCTCTGCCGCCGCCTCGTCATCTCCGCGAGCGAGGACATCGGCATGGCCGACTCCAACGGCCTACGCGTGGCCGTGGCTGCCCAGCACGCCGCCGAGTTCATCGGCATGCCTGAGGCCGCCCACATCCTGGCCCACTGCACCGTTTACCTCGCCACCGCCCCCAAGAGCAACCGCACCACGGTCGCCATTGGCAAGGCCATGGACGACGTCAAAAACGGCCGCACCCTCCCCGTCCCCAAGCACCTGCGTGACGGTCACTACAAAGGGGCCAAGCAGTTCGGCCACGGCGAAGGCTACAAGTACAGCCACGACTACGAAGGCGGCTACGTCCCCCAGTCCTACCTGCCCGAAGGCGAAGGCCGCATCTACTACATGCCCAGCGACAACGGCATGGAAGCCCGCGTCCGCGAACGCCTCGAGTACTGGCGGAAGCAGTTCGAGGAAAGCAAGAAAGGGTGA
- a CDS encoding RrF2 family transcriptional regulator has protein sequence MKISKKAEYALRAVLAMSRSATGTIFSIQSLAEEERIPLKFLEQILLILRKGGIMHSRRGAGGGYQLVRPASRITVGEILELVDGPIELLPDGNSLSPGLTSAFQELQGEMQAWLTKMTLADVMQREQLRGAVSFDI, from the coding sequence GTGAAAATTTCGAAGAAAGCCGAATACGCCCTCCGAGCGGTGCTGGCCATGAGCCGCAGCGCTACGGGCACGATCTTCTCCATCCAGAGTCTGGCGGAAGAGGAGCGTATTCCCTTGAAGTTCCTTGAGCAGATTCTGCTGATCCTTCGCAAGGGCGGCATCATGCACAGTCGCCGTGGGGCGGGTGGGGGCTACCAGCTCGTGCGTCCGGCGTCCCGGATCACCGTGGGCGAGATTTTGGAACTGGTGGATGGGCCGATCGAACTGCTGCCAGATGGCAACTCCCTGTCGCCAGGACTGACGTCAGCTTTCCAGGAACTCCAGGGGGAGATGCAGGCGTGGCTCACGAAGATGACGCTGGCGGATGTGATGCAACGGGAGCAGCTGCGCGGAGCGGTGAGCTTCGATATTTAG
- a CDS encoding tyrosine-type recombinase/integrase — translation MGKAEKDDSIEVKFGGARVLVKQRPGDGLWVARWRLAGKGCNTTARTKEGILKLAGKKVRELSRQQGGRVMTAEDAELVERLKKIAGERSPFSLLSQIERACAKLGGWDFLERAVQHYEKSGMAQVDRVSIADAKNKFLRLYKADQVYTVAGLRKELDGLVKVHPTMDVCDLTEDFLQAWVDRGDPGPVFQNNRIDTWRTFLNKCRKWNYWPKGEKHPAELVERAVEPDKIPEIFTVEQAQKILDSVPLKRIPYVVIGGWLGLRPTEMTRIFWERDWDWERRYLHVPPDVARKTMRERYVPIPDAAYEMLAPWRGAKGKCCLTHDREYISKDLRDAGVIEEWPQDVLRHSSISYRIAKGDSIGLVAEHHGNSETEIRQSYRRPLRKEDGEAWFSLRRTVDNGAHVRANSNGTGETL, via the coding sequence ATGGGGAAGGCTGAAAAGGACGACAGTATCGAGGTGAAATTCGGCGGGGCGCGTGTCCTGGTAAAGCAGCGTCCCGGTGATGGGCTCTGGGTTGCCCGCTGGCGACTTGCTGGAAAGGGTTGCAATACGACCGCCCGGACCAAAGAGGGAATACTCAAACTCGCGGGGAAAAAAGTCCGCGAGCTATCGCGTCAGCAAGGTGGGCGCGTCATGACTGCGGAGGATGCCGAGCTTGTTGAGCGGCTGAAAAAGATTGCGGGCGAGAGATCCCCTTTTTCCCTGCTCTCTCAGATCGAGCGAGCTTGTGCAAAGCTTGGGGGGTGGGACTTCCTTGAGCGGGCGGTGCAGCACTACGAAAAGAGCGGCATGGCGCAAGTTGACCGGGTCTCGATTGCGGACGCGAAAAACAAGTTCCTGCGGCTCTACAAGGCTGATCAAGTCTATACCGTGGCGGGGCTCCGAAAGGAGCTTGATGGGTTGGTGAAGGTTCATCCCACGATGGATGTGTGTGACCTTACGGAAGACTTCCTACAGGCTTGGGTGGATCGAGGTGACCCGGGACCGGTGTTCCAGAACAATCGTATCGATACCTGGCGCACCTTCCTGAACAAATGCAGGAAATGGAACTACTGGCCCAAGGGGGAAAAGCACCCTGCAGAATTGGTTGAGCGGGCTGTCGAGCCCGACAAGATCCCGGAAATTTTCACTGTAGAGCAAGCGCAAAAGATCTTGGATTCGGTGCCGTTAAAGCGAATCCCCTACGTCGTGATTGGCGGCTGGCTTGGTCTTAGGCCTACTGAGATGACAAGGATTTTCTGGGAGCGCGATTGGGATTGGGAGCGGCGTTATTTGCACGTGCCTCCCGACGTGGCGCGGAAGACGATGAGGGAAAGGTACGTGCCTATTCCTGACGCTGCATATGAGATGCTTGCGCCCTGGCGTGGTGCGAAGGGTAAATGCTGCCTCACGCATGATCGTGAGTACATCAGCAAGGATCTCCGTGACGCTGGTGTCATCGAGGAGTGGCCTCAGGACGTGCTGAGGCATAGCTCAATCAGCTATCGAATTGCGAAGGGCGATAGCATCGGCCTTGTGGCTGAGCATCACGGCAACTCTGAAACGGAGATTCGTCAGAGCTACAGAAGGCCGCTCCGAAAGGAGGACGGTGAAGCGTGGTTTTCGCTTCGAAGGACGGTCGATAATGGCGCGCACGTGCGCGCCAATTCTAACGGGACCGGCGAGACGCTTTAG
- a CDS encoding transcriptional regulator, translating to MELTTKEEIEAWMTATGRTRLTLADELGVSKGTVDNWLSQKGFPLWSLKAISRIATPTQSSGVMDDLKFSHSEWMEIEKAMKVGGYSLHHEFYHDVIMQGAQDILEKEQDLFQGDKDEQSKVLPLPKPNNPAKKRTA from the coding sequence ATGGAACTGACGACCAAGGAAGAAATCGAAGCGTGGATGACCGCCACAGGTCGGACGCGACTCACGCTTGCCGATGAACTTGGCGTCTCCAAAGGCACCGTGGACAACTGGCTCAGCCAAAAAGGATTCCCCCTCTGGTCACTCAAGGCTATTTCACGGATTGCCACCCCCACCCAGAGCTCAGGCGTGATGGACGACCTCAAGTTCTCTCACTCCGAATGGATGGAGATTGAAAAGGCCATGAAGGTCGGCGGCTACTCCCTCCATCATGAGTTTTATCATGACGTGATCATGCAGGGAGCCCAAGACATTCTGGAGAAGGAACAAGACCTTTTCCAGGGGGATAAGGACGAGCAAAGCAAGGTGCTACCACTCCCCAAACCGAACAACCCCGCCAAGAAACGTACCGCTTAG
- a CDS encoding DNA cytosine methyltransferase, which yields MGKRTIRIADLFCGGGGTTTGAKLACYDLGYNVDLVGVNHWERAVETSRANHPDSRHYCASLDNINPRHIYGEGELDVLWASPECTNHSPARGGLPVVDQSRASAMCVIRWAEALRPPIILIENVPAFLQWGPLDSRNRPIKARKGEIFRAWKGMLESVGYRVEHRLLCAADYGDPTSRTRLIIQAVRGKRRPVWPDATHGITPQGEVLSLVEPYKTAFDCVDWSLPGRWLDEMPGKKKYGGLPLSPNTLRRIHAGFYRHGLQPMREGLVKGEVANDGYSYIVNLRGTSEQALEGSSRGMNEPVVTITGGGGHVAWVNAFVVPIDHTGGGRISCSSLDVPLSTITTEARHGLLQAYLVQTCHGDGGDAGAVLRRVRGGHQPFPTVCGNRGEWALLKPYVVKYYGNSISCALDRPLDTITSHDRFALVCPEIEIAGVKCRVRFRWRMFQPHELARAQGFPEDYQFKGNKSEVVKQIGNAVPVNLSRALVKAALRRYAA from the coding sequence ATGGGCAAACGGACTATTCGGATCGCTGATCTCTTCTGCGGCGGTGGTGGGACCACTACCGGGGCCAAACTCGCCTGCTATGACCTTGGTTACAACGTCGACCTGGTTGGCGTCAATCACTGGGAGCGGGCGGTGGAAACGAGCAGGGCGAATCATCCGGACTCGCGGCACTACTGCGCGAGCTTGGACAACATAAACCCCCGGCATATCTACGGCGAAGGTGAGTTAGATGTGCTCTGGGCGTCGCCTGAATGCACAAATCACTCTCCTGCTCGCGGAGGGCTCCCCGTGGTCGATCAGAGCAGGGCCTCGGCAATGTGCGTCATCCGTTGGGCGGAGGCGCTGCGTCCCCCGATCATCTTGATTGAGAACGTGCCCGCGTTCTTGCAGTGGGGGCCGCTGGACTCGCGCAACCGCCCTATTAAGGCTCGTAAGGGTGAGATCTTCCGCGCCTGGAAGGGTATGCTGGAATCTGTTGGTTACAGGGTGGAGCATCGGTTGCTTTGTGCTGCCGACTACGGTGACCCGACTTCCCGGACGCGCTTGATCATTCAGGCGGTGCGAGGAAAGAGGCGTCCCGTTTGGCCTGATGCGACTCATGGGATCACACCTCAGGGTGAGGTGCTGTCGCTCGTGGAGCCGTACAAGACTGCCTTTGACTGCGTAGACTGGTCGCTCCCTGGCAGGTGGTTGGACGAAATGCCCGGAAAGAAGAAATACGGTGGGCTCCCGTTGTCTCCCAATACTCTCAGGCGCATTCATGCGGGGTTCTATCGCCACGGGCTTCAGCCTATGCGTGAGGGCTTGGTAAAGGGTGAGGTCGCAAATGATGGTTATTCCTACATCGTCAATCTTCGGGGCACTTCAGAGCAGGCTCTAGAGGGAAGTTCTCGGGGCATGAATGAGCCAGTGGTCACTATCACGGGCGGCGGTGGACATGTCGCGTGGGTGAATGCGTTCGTCGTCCCTATTGATCACACGGGGGGTGGGCGGATCTCCTGCTCAAGTCTCGATGTCCCGTTGAGCACCATCACGACTGAGGCGCGGCACGGTCTCTTGCAAGCCTACTTGGTGCAGACTTGCCACGGGGACGGTGGCGATGCTGGTGCCGTGCTGCGTCGCGTGCGCGGTGGTCATCAGCCGTTCCCTACCGTTTGCGGTAACCGCGGGGAATGGGCTTTGCTGAAGCCGTATGTCGTCAAGTATTACGGCAACTCTATTTCCTGTGCTCTGGACAGGCCTCTCGATACCATCACCTCACATGATCGTTTTGCCCTCGTGTGTCCTGAGATTGAGATCGCGGGGGTGAAATGCCGGGTGCGTTTTCGCTGGCGGATGTTCCAGCCTCACGAGTTGGCGAGGGCTCAAGGCTTCCCGGAGGACTATCAGTTCAAAGGAAATAAAAGTGAGGTCGTCAAGCAGATCGGCAATGCTGTCCCGGTCAATCTTAGTCGCGCCCTGGTTAAGGCTGCTCTGCGGAGGTATGCGGCATGA